One genomic segment of Nocardia spumae includes these proteins:
- a CDS encoding winged helix-turn-helix domain-containing protein — protein sequence MRTITVAAARRAALAAQGFTTTAGRADGSRSVPTRRSVLNVVRDTKLLQLDSVAAVVRAQYAPVFSRIGAYDRELLDEAAWGHSARRPRRLVEYWAHEAALIPVEDWPLMRWRMAGLGRGRWGHAERVLAQNPELPDRVLAVIEEMGAGTAAEVERYLELNRPRRKDHWGWNHSDTKVVCEVLFATGQLSVDKRVGFQRHYDLTERVLPAEVVGKRVEEADAVRELILRSADALGIATEADLCDYYRLRRRHCEPALAELVDAGELEQVQVRGWDRPAYLRAGARMPRRVEGAALLCPFDPLIFFRPRTERLFDFHYRIEIYTPEHKRVHGYYVFPFLLDGELVARVDLRADRATGRLHVPGAFAEPDRPHARIASELAGALRAMARWLGLEAVVVGERGDLATALRAEVDGRPRPVRDAVRVAERA from the coding sequence GTGCGCACCATCACCGTCGCCGCGGCCCGTCGCGCCGCGCTCGCCGCCCAGGGATTCACCACCACCGCAGGCCGGGCCGACGGCTCCCGGAGCGTCCCGACCCGGCGGTCGGTGCTCAACGTCGTGCGCGATACCAAACTGCTGCAACTCGATTCGGTCGCGGCGGTGGTGCGCGCGCAGTACGCCCCGGTGTTCAGCCGGATCGGCGCGTACGACCGTGAGCTACTGGACGAGGCGGCATGGGGGCACAGCGCACGCCGGCCACGCCGGCTGGTCGAGTACTGGGCGCACGAGGCCGCGCTGATCCCGGTCGAGGACTGGCCGCTCATGCGGTGGCGGATGGCTGGGCTGGGCCGCGGCCGCTGGGGCCATGCCGAACGCGTACTGGCGCAGAATCCGGAGCTGCCCGATCGGGTGCTGGCGGTGATCGAGGAGATGGGGGCCGGTACCGCGGCCGAGGTGGAGCGGTACCTGGAGCTGAATCGTCCACGGCGGAAGGATCATTGGGGCTGGAACCACAGCGACACCAAAGTCGTGTGCGAGGTGTTGTTCGCCACGGGGCAGCTGTCGGTGGACAAGCGGGTCGGGTTCCAGCGTCACTACGATCTCACCGAACGCGTCCTGCCGGCCGAGGTGGTGGGTAAGCGGGTCGAAGAGGCGGATGCGGTGCGCGAGTTGATCCTTCGCTCCGCCGACGCGCTCGGCATCGCCACCGAGGCCGACCTGTGTGACTACTACCGGCTGCGACGGCGTCATTGTGAACCGGCGCTGGCAGAGCTGGTCGACGCGGGCGAACTCGAACAGGTGCAGGTACGCGGCTGGGATCGACCGGCCTATCTGCGCGCCGGTGCGCGCATGCCGCGCCGCGTGGAGGGGGCGGCACTGCTGTGCCCGTTCGACCCGCTGATCTTCTTCCGGCCGCGCACCGAGCGATTGTTCGATTTCCACTACCGCATCGAGATCTACACCCCCGAGCACAAGCGGGTGCACGGCTACTACGTCTTCCCGTTCCTGCTCGACGGAGAGCTGGTCGCCCGGGTGGATCTGCGGGCCGACCGCGCGACCGGGCGGCTGCACGTGCCGGGGGCTTTCGCCGAGCCGGACCGGCCGCACGCCCGGATCGCGTCCGAACTGGCGGGGGCCCTGCGGGCGATGGCGAGGTGGCTCGGTCTCGAGGCCGTGGTGGTCGGTGAGCGCGGCGATCTGGCCACGGCGTTACGTGCGGAGGTGGATGGGCGGCCGCGCCCCGTGCGGGACGCGGTCAGGGTCGCGGAACGGGCGTGA